A portion of the Rhodococcus pseudokoreensis genome contains these proteins:
- a CDS encoding low temperature requirement protein A: MVGRDPDEEHRVATPLELLFDLTFVVAFGVAGDQFAHLVAEGHVGAGLAGFSFAMFSIIWAWINFSWFASAYDTDDWIYRVTTMIQMIGVVVLALGMPEMFASIDRGVELDNTVMVSGYIVMRVAMVFQWLRAARHDPDHRSASLTYATALVFAQIGWVTLAIAPLTVEYAFGLGVVLILVEMSSPVIAERYKGGTPWHAHHIVERHGLLVIITLGEGVIGTVASLSAVVEHQGWSLDAILVAVAGIGLTFGLWWVYYILPSAEVLAVYRRRSFVWGYSHIVVFAALAAVGAGLHVAAYYIEHASHIGATATVLAVAVPVAIYLAAVYLLYTYLLRVPDPFHVLLLALTAATIALALVLAAQGVSMAWCLIVVMLAPVVTVVGYELLGHAHEARALEIALGGADAAED; this comes from the coding sequence ATGGTCGGACGCGACCCGGACGAGGAACACCGTGTGGCAACGCCGTTGGAGTTGCTGTTCGACCTGACGTTCGTGGTCGCGTTCGGTGTCGCGGGCGACCAGTTCGCCCACCTTGTCGCCGAAGGACACGTCGGCGCCGGGTTGGCGGGTTTCTCGTTCGCGATGTTCTCGATCATCTGGGCGTGGATCAACTTCTCCTGGTTCGCCTCGGCATACGACACCGACGACTGGATCTACCGGGTCACCACCATGATCCAGATGATCGGCGTCGTCGTCCTGGCGCTCGGCATGCCGGAGATGTTCGCGTCCATCGACCGCGGAGTCGAACTCGACAACACCGTCATGGTGTCCGGGTACATCGTCATGCGCGTCGCCATGGTGTTCCAGTGGTTGCGCGCGGCCAGGCACGACCCCGACCACCGTTCGGCGTCGCTGACGTACGCCACGGCGCTCGTCTTCGCACAGATCGGCTGGGTGACGCTGGCGATCGCACCCCTCACGGTCGAGTATGCGTTCGGCCTCGGCGTCGTCCTCATCCTCGTCGAGATGAGCAGCCCCGTCATCGCCGAACGGTACAAGGGCGGAACACCCTGGCACGCACACCACATCGTCGAGCGTCACGGTCTGCTCGTGATCATCACGCTCGGCGAGGGTGTGATCGGCACGGTGGCCTCACTGTCCGCCGTCGTCGAGCACCAGGGGTGGTCGCTCGACGCGATCCTCGTCGCCGTCGCGGGCATCGGACTCACGTTCGGACTGTGGTGGGTGTACTACATCCTGCCGTCGGCCGAGGTGCTCGCGGTGTATCGCCGCCGCTCGTTCGTCTGGGGGTACAGCCACATCGTGGTCTTCGCCGCGCTGGCCGCCGTGGGGGCCGGGTTGCACGTGGCGGCGTACTACATCGAACACGCCTCCCACATCGGCGCGACGGCGACGGTGCTCGCCGTCGCCGTCCCCGTCGCGATCTACCTCGCGGCCGTGTACCTGCTGTACACGTATCTGCTGCGGGTTCCCGATCCGTTCCACGTCCTGCTCCTCGCCCTGACCGCGGCTACGATCGCGCTCGCACTCGTGCTGGCGGCGCAGGGCGTGTCGATGGCGTGGTGCCTGATCGTGGTGATGCTGGCACCGGTCGTCACCGTCGTCGGATACGAGTTGCTCGGGCACGCCCACGAGGCCCGGGCACTCGAGATCGCGCTCGGCGGCGCGGACGCCGCCGAGGACTAG
- a CDS encoding DUF427 domain-containing protein: MGLRLRDTVGRQLRELRYEPTAKRIRAVLNATTVVDSDRAVLVWEPRRVVPTYAVPEEDIAAEVTPEPVRPVPAAEAAGFALPDVTSMPVLDPRVPFSVHSAEGEPVAIRIDGARNALGFRPGDADLAGYVVLDFDGFDRWLEEDDEIVGHPHDPFQRIDVRRTSRHVQLRMGDTVLADSRRASMLFETMLPVRYYLPPEDIVAELHPSATKTYCAYKGEATYRSAVTGGGLLHDIAWRYDNPLVDASEVRGLVAFFDERVDLIVDGVARPRPLTPWS, translated from the coding sequence ATGGGCCTGCGATTACGCGACACCGTCGGACGTCAGTTACGCGAGCTTCGCTACGAGCCGACGGCGAAGCGGATCCGCGCCGTGCTGAACGCGACCACGGTGGTCGACAGCGACCGTGCGGTTCTGGTCTGGGAACCCCGGCGCGTCGTTCCCACCTACGCGGTGCCGGAGGAGGACATCGCCGCGGAGGTGACGCCGGAGCCGGTGAGGCCTGTGCCGGCGGCGGAAGCAGCAGGCTTCGCGCTGCCGGACGTGACGTCGATGCCGGTGCTGGATCCGCGGGTGCCGTTCTCGGTGCACAGTGCGGAGGGCGAGCCCGTCGCGATCCGCATCGACGGCGCACGGAACGCCCTGGGGTTCCGGCCCGGTGACGCAGACCTGGCCGGGTACGTGGTTCTCGATTTCGACGGCTTCGACCGCTGGCTGGAGGAGGACGACGAGATCGTCGGCCATCCGCACGATCCGTTCCAGCGCATCGACGTTCGCCGCACGTCCCGCCACGTGCAGTTGAGGATGGGCGACACGGTCCTGGCCGACTCGCGGCGGGCGAGCATGCTGTTCGAAACGATGCTGCCGGTCCGTTACTACCTGCCGCCCGAAGACATCGTCGCGGAACTGCACCCGAGTGCGACGAAGACGTATTGCGCATACAAGGGCGAGGCCACCTATCGGTCGGCGGTCACCGGCGGCGGACTGCTTCACGACATCGCGTGGCGTTACGACAATCCACTCGTCGACGCGTCGGAAGTACGCGGACTCGTGGCCTTCTTCGACGAGCGGGTCGATCTGATCGTCGACGGTGTCGCCCGGCCTCGCCCCCTGACTCCCTGGTCCTAG
- a CDS encoding PEP-utilizing enzyme: MSPLHPEAAPGEVLLAGIAAGPGTAVGPARIIGGPDDFTRFRPGDVLVCRTTSPAWTPLLATACAVVTETGGVSAHAAIVAREFGIPAVLAAPKAMITLTDGLLVRVDGTRGHVAVPNAGRI; encoded by the coding sequence ATGTCCCCTCTCCACCCGGAGGCAGCGCCGGGCGAGGTGCTGCTGGCCGGCATCGCGGCCGGCCCCGGCACGGCCGTCGGCCCTGCGCGGATCATCGGCGGCCCGGACGACTTCACCCGCTTCCGCCCGGGCGACGTCCTGGTCTGCCGTACGACGTCGCCGGCCTGGACCCCGCTGCTGGCCACAGCCTGTGCGGTGGTCACCGAGACCGGCGGGGTGTCGGCGCACGCCGCGATCGTCGCCCGCGAGTTCGGCATCCCCGCCGTCCTGGCCGCGCCGAAGGCCATGATCACCCTGACCGACGGCCTGCTGGTCCGCGTGGACGGCACTCGCGGGCACGTCGCTGTTCCGAACGCCGGGAGGATCTGA
- a CDS encoding alpha/beta hydrolase family protein, which yields MTVSRASIGAVAALVLLGGSACSSAASETITDTSPRPGQLLSARPVTDGPALPSAAKTEVITYTSQDGNGDPVVVSGTVAIPRTPAPEGGYPVISWAHGTTGVADACAPSADFAGGPAHSYLSGVNDSLDDWVAKGYAVVSTDYQGLGTPGIHPYINGDTEANAVVDIVRAARDVDPAVGSTWFVIGHSQGGQAALFTAAQAGERAPELDLGGAVAIAPGNGLDQTPNYFRSGVPGIEAAEAFLPLILLGAQAADPAIDPSALLTEQAQPLLTAARTGCIDDIRKVPPVPAGQVFRPDADLGPLTEYLGRQEPSRVHVQVPTLVAQSSGDLVVSKPSTDLMVKTLQDNGNELTYRTYEGADHRGTIGASQQDAQDFVAGILAR from the coding sequence GTGACGGTCTCGCGCGCAAGCATCGGCGCAGTGGCCGCGCTCGTCCTCCTCGGTGGAAGTGCCTGTTCCAGTGCGGCATCCGAGACGATCACCGACACGTCGCCCCGGCCGGGTCAACTGCTGTCGGCCCGCCCCGTGACCGACGGTCCCGCGCTGCCGAGCGCCGCCAAGACCGAGGTGATCACCTACACATCGCAGGACGGCAACGGCGACCCGGTCGTGGTGTCGGGCACCGTGGCGATTCCCCGCACGCCGGCCCCCGAGGGCGGGTATCCGGTGATCAGCTGGGCGCACGGCACCACCGGCGTCGCGGACGCCTGCGCCCCGTCCGCGGATTTCGCGGGCGGCCCCGCCCACAGCTACCTCTCCGGGGTCAACGACTCCCTCGACGACTGGGTGGCGAAGGGGTACGCGGTGGTGAGCACGGACTACCAGGGTCTGGGCACGCCGGGTATCCATCCGTACATCAACGGTGACACGGAGGCGAACGCCGTCGTGGACATCGTCCGTGCCGCCCGCGACGTGGATCCGGCGGTCGGCTCGACCTGGTTCGTCATCGGGCACAGCCAGGGTGGGCAGGCGGCGCTGTTCACCGCCGCGCAGGCGGGGGAGCGCGCCCCGGAACTCGACCTCGGCGGCGCCGTGGCGATCGCCCCGGGCAACGGGCTCGACCAGACTCCGAACTACTTCCGCTCGGGTGTGCCGGGTATCGAAGCGGCCGAGGCGTTCCTCCCGCTGATCCTCCTCGGCGCGCAGGCCGCCGATCCCGCGATCGACCCGTCGGCGCTGCTGACGGAGCAGGCGCAGCCGCTGCTGACGGCGGCGCGGACCGGGTGCATCGACGACATCCGGAAGGTGCCGCCGGTGCCCGCGGGTCAGGTCTTCCGCCCCGACGCCGACCTCGGACCGCTGACGGAATACCTGGGCCGCCAGGAGCCGTCGAGGGTCCACGTGCAGGTCCCGACGCTGGTCGCGCAGAGTTCCGGCGACCTGGTGGTGAGCAAGCCGTCGACGGATCTGATGGTGAAGACGTTGCAGGACAACGGGAACGAACTCACGTATCGGACGTACGAGGGTGCGGACCATCGCGGGACGATCGGGGCGTCGCAGCAGGACGCGCAGGATTTCGTCGCCGGGATCCTCGCCCGCTGA
- the bphC gene encoding biphenyl-2,3-diol 1,2-dioxygenase, translated as MTDIRGLGYLRIQTKDVPRWRELVVDGLGMAEGSGPEPDGLYLRVDERRSRLIVLPGDTDKALAVGWEVRDQFALQRVREQVEKSGVTVDVLSEEESRYRDAEQVIAFDDPSGTRVEVFFGPVLDHSPVVTPHGGRFVTGAQGLGHVVLPTPAFEEAYTFYTEVLGFLPRGAIRLGPADAPGPARRVRFMGVNQRHHSLALCPAPHSGEPGMVHLMTEVDTLDAVGQALDRLGKLGFSISSTLGRHTNDRMVSFYVRAPGGWDLEFGTEGMLVDETHYTAEEITADSYWGHDWSGSEPLAAFS; from the coding sequence ATGACCGACATCCGAGGGCTCGGCTACCTGCGGATCCAGACGAAGGACGTGCCACGCTGGCGTGAGCTGGTGGTGGACGGGCTGGGCATGGCCGAGGGGTCGGGCCCCGAGCCCGACGGCCTGTACCTGCGCGTGGACGAGCGGCGGTCGCGGCTGATCGTCCTGCCCGGCGACACGGACAAGGCGCTCGCCGTGGGGTGGGAGGTGCGCGACCAGTTCGCCCTCCAGCGCGTGCGCGAGCAGGTCGAGAAGTCCGGCGTCACGGTCGACGTCCTGTCCGAGGAGGAGTCGCGCTACCGCGACGCCGAGCAGGTGATCGCGTTCGACGATCCGTCCGGCACCCGGGTGGAGGTGTTCTTCGGGCCGGTGCTCGATCACAGTCCCGTCGTCACCCCGCACGGGGGCCGTTTCGTCACCGGCGCGCAGGGACTGGGCCACGTGGTCCTCCCGACGCCGGCGTTCGAGGAGGCCTACACGTTCTACACCGAGGTGCTGGGATTCCTGCCCCGCGGCGCGATCCGCCTCGGACCGGCCGACGCCCCCGGGCCGGCCCGCCGGGTGCGGTTCATGGGCGTCAACCAGCGCCATCACAGCCTCGCGTTGTGCCCCGCGCCGCACAGCGGCGAACCGGGGATGGTGCACCTGATGACGGAGGTCGACACCCTCGACGCCGTCGGCCAGGCACTCGACCGGCTCGGCAAACTCGGCTTCTCCATCTCGTCGACCCTCGGCAGGCACACCAACGACCGCATGGTGTCGTTCTACGTGCGCGCCCCCGGCGGCTGGGACCTCGAATTCGGCACGGAGGGCATGCTCGTCGACGAGACGCACTACACCGCCGAGGAGATCACCGCGGACAGTTACTGGGGCCACGACTGGTCGGGTTCCGAGCCGCTGGCGGCGTTCTCGTGA
- a CDS encoding acyl-CoA dehydrogenase family protein, with product MGQVLDRIEQYADEIRAEGAEGDKLMRLSDTSAKRLRDSGVMRMLQPKEYGGYESHPREFAETAMGIGAIDGAAGWVSGIVGVHPWELAFFDRTAQDEVWGEDSDMWMASPYAPMGVAVPVDGGYVLNGRWSFSSGTDHCGWVMIGAAVGDRDGNRVMPPKILHVLLPRSDYDIDQDSWNVVGLRGTGSKDLIVKDAFIPQYRTLQADKVFDGSAPKEFGRTQTLYNFPFSCIFPLGITSSLIGIAEGALACHLNAQRERVTVSGTPIKDDPYVLFAIGEAAAEIAASRAAILETVDRFWDMTEKGREVSFELRSIGRRTQTAAAWRAVRAVDEIFARSGGGALQLKTPMQRFWRDAHAGLSHAIHVPGSIFHSSALTQLGGEPQGIHRSMI from the coding sequence ATGGGCCAGGTTCTTGACAGGATCGAACAGTACGCGGACGAGATCCGCGCGGAAGGCGCCGAGGGCGACAAGCTGATGCGGCTGTCGGACACCTCTGCGAAACGGCTGCGCGACTCCGGGGTGATGCGGATGCTGCAACCCAAGGAATACGGCGGCTACGAATCCCACCCCCGCGAGTTCGCGGAGACCGCGATGGGCATCGGCGCCATCGACGGAGCCGCGGGCTGGGTCAGCGGCATCGTCGGCGTCCACCCCTGGGAACTGGCGTTCTTCGACCGCACCGCGCAGGACGAGGTGTGGGGCGAGGACTCCGACATGTGGATGGCGTCGCCGTACGCCCCGATGGGGGTGGCCGTGCCCGTCGACGGCGGCTACGTCCTCAACGGACGGTGGTCGTTCTCCTCGGGCACCGACCACTGCGGGTGGGTCATGATCGGCGCCGCGGTCGGCGACCGGGACGGCAACCGGGTGATGCCCCCGAAGATCCTGCACGTGCTGCTCCCGCGGTCGGACTACGACATCGACCAGGACAGCTGGAACGTCGTCGGACTGCGTGGCACCGGATCCAAGGACCTGATCGTCAAGGACGCGTTCATCCCGCAATACCGGACGCTGCAGGCCGACAAGGTCTTCGACGGGTCTGCGCCGAAGGAGTTCGGCCGAACCCAGACGCTCTACAACTTCCCGTTCTCGTGCATCTTCCCGCTCGGCATCACGTCTTCGCTCATCGGCATCGCCGAGGGCGCGCTTGCCTGCCACCTGAACGCGCAACGCGAACGCGTCACCGTCTCCGGCACCCCGATCAAGGACGACCCGTACGTGCTGTTCGCGATCGGCGAGGCCGCCGCGGAGATCGCGGCGTCCCGCGCAGCGATCCTGGAGACGGTCGACCGGTTCTGGGACATGACCGAGAAGGGCCGGGAGGTGTCGTTCGAGCTGCGATCGATCGGTCGTCGCACCCAGACGGCCGCCGCCTGGCGGGCGGTGCGCGCCGTCGACGAGATCTTCGCGCGCTCCGGTGGCGGTGCGCTCCAACTGAAGACACCGATGCAGCGGTTCTGGCGGGACGCTCACGCCGGCCTCTCCCACGCGATCCACGTGCCGGGGTCGATCTTCCACTCTTCGGCCCTCACCCAGCTCGGCGGGGAACCCCAGGGCATCCACCGCTCGATGATCTAG
- the dmpG gene encoding 4-hydroxy-2-oxovalerate aldolase — MPYSAELDIRVTDSSLRDGSHAKRHQFTVDHVRSIVGALDAAGVPVIEVTHGDGLGGSSFNYGFSHTPEQELIKAAVQTAERAKIAFLMLPGLGVQSDIREAADNGASICRIATHCTEADISVQHFGLARDLGLETVGFLMMSHSQSPEVLAKQARIMADAGCQCVYVVDSAGALIMNAVSDRVSAIVTELGDDAQVGFHGHENLGLGVANSVLAVEAGALQIDGSTRRFGAGAGNTPVEAFVAVTEKLGIRTGIDTLKIIDAAEDVVRPVMDGDCLLDRLSLTMGYAGVYSSFLKHADSHARRYGVSGAEILIEAGRRKLVGGQEDQLIEIALGLADRQSAEAAVAEKKSA, encoded by the coding sequence ATGCCTTACAGTGCCGAACTCGACATCCGGGTGACGGACTCGTCCCTGCGCGACGGCTCCCACGCCAAACGCCACCAGTTCACCGTCGACCACGTCCGCTCCATCGTCGGGGCGCTCGACGCCGCAGGGGTTCCGGTCATCGAGGTCACCCACGGTGACGGACTCGGCGGTTCCTCGTTCAACTACGGATTCAGCCACACCCCGGAACAGGAACTGATCAAGGCCGCGGTGCAGACGGCGGAACGGGCGAAGATCGCGTTCCTCATGCTCCCCGGACTGGGGGTCCAATCCGACATCCGCGAGGCCGCGGACAACGGCGCGAGCATCTGCCGCATCGCCACGCACTGCACCGAAGCCGACATCTCCGTGCAGCACTTCGGTCTCGCCCGCGACCTCGGGCTCGAGACCGTCGGCTTCCTGATGATGTCGCACAGCCAGTCACCGGAAGTGCTCGCGAAGCAGGCCCGGATCATGGCCGACGCCGGCTGCCAGTGCGTGTACGTCGTGGACTCGGCGGGCGCGCTGATCATGAACGCCGTCAGCGACCGCGTGTCCGCCATCGTCACCGAACTCGGCGACGACGCACAGGTCGGATTCCACGGCCACGAAAACCTCGGCCTCGGGGTCGCCAACTCCGTGCTCGCCGTCGAGGCGGGCGCCCTGCAGATCGACGGCTCCACCCGGCGCTTCGGCGCCGGCGCGGGAAACACCCCGGTCGAGGCGTTCGTCGCCGTCACCGAGAAACTCGGAATCCGCACCGGCATCGACACGCTGAAGATCATCGACGCCGCCGAGGACGTCGTCCGGCCCGTCATGGACGGCGACTGCCTGCTCGACCGGCTGTCGCTGACCATGGGCTACGCGGGCGTGTACTCCAGCTTCCTCAAGCACGCCGACTCCCATGCCCGCCGGTACGGCGTGTCCGGTGCGGAAATCCTCATCGAGGCCGGCAGGCGCAAGCTCGTCGGCGGTCAGGAGGACCAGCTGATCGAAATCGCCCTCGGCCTCGCGGACCGGCAGTCCGCGGAAGCCGCAGTCGCCGAGAAGAAGTCCGCCTAG
- a CDS encoding acetaldehyde dehydrogenase (acetylating) encodes MVTKALAAIVGSGNIGTDLMYKLLRSEIIEPRWMIGVDPDSEGLKRAADRGVIASAEGVDWLLAQDERPDIVFEATSAYVHRVNAPRYRELGIQAVDLTPAALGPAVVPAVNMGEHRTAPNVNLITCGGQATIPMVHAVSRITEVAYAEIVASVASPSAGPGTRANIDEFTITTSRGIETIGGAKKGKAIIILNPAEPPMFMKDTVFCSIPADADRGAITASIHDVAASVQAYVPGYRLRAEPQFDDPTPISGGLARVGIFLEVEGAGDFLPPYSGNLDIMTAAATKVGESFATQILGAGV; translated from the coding sequence ATTGTGACCAAGGCTCTCGCCGCGATCGTCGGATCCGGCAACATCGGCACCGACCTGATGTACAAACTCCTCCGCTCCGAGATCATCGAGCCCCGCTGGATGATCGGCGTCGACCCCGACAGCGAGGGACTGAAGCGCGCCGCGGACCGGGGTGTGATCGCCAGCGCCGAGGGCGTCGACTGGCTGCTCGCCCAGGACGAGCGCCCCGACATCGTGTTCGAGGCCACGTCCGCCTACGTGCACCGGGTGAACGCCCCCCGCTACCGGGAACTCGGCATCCAGGCCGTCGACCTCACCCCCGCCGCGCTCGGACCGGCGGTCGTGCCCGCCGTCAACATGGGCGAGCACCGCACCGCACCGAACGTCAACCTCATCACCTGCGGCGGCCAGGCGACCATCCCCATGGTCCACGCCGTCTCCCGGATCACCGAGGTGGCGTACGCCGAGATCGTCGCCAGCGTGGCCTCGCCGTCCGCGGGGCCCGGCACCCGCGCGAACATCGACGAGTTCACGATCACCACGAGCCGCGGCATCGAGACGATCGGCGGGGCGAAGAAGGGCAAGGCGATCATCATCCTGAACCCGGCCGAACCGCCGATGTTCATGAAGGACACCGTGTTCTGCTCCATTCCCGCCGACGCCGACCGCGGCGCCATCACCGCGTCCATCCACGACGTCGCGGCGTCGGTGCAGGCGTACGTACCCGGCTACCGCCTGCGCGCCGAACCGCAATTCGACGACCCGACGCCGATCAGCGGAGGACTCGCCCGCGTCGGCATCTTCCTCGAGGTCGAGGGCGCCGGCGACTTCCTGCCGCCGTACTCCGGCAACCTCGACATCATGACCGCCGCCGCCACCAAGGTCGGCGAGAGCTTCGCGACGCAGATCCTCGGCGCCGGCGTCTGA
- a CDS encoding 2-keto-4-pentenoate hydratase, giving the protein MLSDAQRLSAAHLLRNAERDRAPVDPLTTVFPGIDVVDAYEIALLNIRERLAAGETVYGHKVGLSSEVMQKMMGVDEPDYGHLLSSMVYAEGTPIDTAQFCYPRIEVEIGYVLGETLPGEGCTEADVLAATEYIVPSIELIDSRITDWKIGLADTIADNASSAGVILGAGRVEPAQVDIGAISAVLFQSEKEIARGEASAVLGNPTKAVAWLARKVASFGVRLEAGHVILPGSCTRAIDARPGDVFRADFSDIGSVSVEFK; this is encoded by the coding sequence ATGCTGAGCGACGCGCAGCGACTGTCCGCCGCCCACCTCCTGCGGAACGCCGAACGCGACCGTGCGCCCGTCGACCCGCTCACCACCGTGTTCCCGGGCATCGACGTCGTCGACGCCTACGAGATCGCGCTGCTGAACATCCGGGAGCGGCTGGCGGCGGGGGAGACGGTATACGGCCACAAGGTCGGGCTGTCGTCCGAGGTCATGCAGAAGATGATGGGCGTCGACGAGCCCGACTACGGACACCTGCTGTCGAGCATGGTGTACGCCGAGGGGACGCCGATCGACACCGCGCAGTTCTGCTACCCGCGCATCGAGGTGGAGATCGGCTACGTCCTCGGCGAGACACTGCCGGGGGAGGGGTGCACCGAGGCGGATGTGCTCGCGGCCACCGAATACATCGTTCCCAGTATCGAATTGATCGACTCCCGCATCACGGACTGGAAGATCGGGCTCGCCGACACGATCGCCGACAACGCGTCGTCGGCCGGCGTGATCCTCGGCGCCGGACGCGTGGAACCGGCGCAGGTCGACATCGGCGCAATCTCCGCGGTGCTCTTCCAGAGCGAGAAGGAGATCGCGCGGGGCGAGGCGTCGGCGGTGCTCGGCAACCCCACGAAGGCCGTGGCCTGGCTGGCGCGGAAGGTCGCGAGCTTCGGGGTGCGGCTCGAGGCCGGGCACGTGATCCTGCCCGGGTCGTGCACCCGCGCGATCGACGCCCGCCCCGGCGACGTGTTCCGCGCCGACTTCAGTGACATCGGTTCCGTATCAGTAGAATTCAAGTAA
- a CDS encoding FAD-binding protein translates to MSGTAENFDTTVDFLVVGSGGGGMAAAITAAHRGIDTLVIDKGATFGGSTAISGGGIWIPNAPTLRAKGVVDSRESIRRYLDIITEGTVAADRLDAFVDKGPELMELLDRSPHMKLYWVKGYSDYHPEYEGGRPLGRTIECMPFDTRALKEDEQFQRPNSMKGPLGLWVTSKDYHDLAMVKRTWKGRKASLVAAWRVASNVVRRRHMATGGRALVARMRMVLKDAGVPLWLKTSMTELIVDGTGAVVGVLAERDGQTVRIGARRGVLLATGGFDHNQDMRAKYLPRHGVPDVSAGARENTGDGIAAGQKLGAAVGLMDDAWWMPSVLHPMGAVIPLVSERCIPPSVIVNGRGERFTNESSPYVNFVHDQLDGGHVPAWFVMDNKAKSRYPFAQVLPGVPFPQGFYDSGVVHKADTLRDLAEKIGVKADTLVATVDRFNGFARTGTDEDFGRGDSAYDRYYGDPTMTNPCLDEITQGPFYAIRCEAGDLGTKGGLVTDADARVLREDGSVIDGLYATGNTSASVMGNEYAGAGATIGPAMVFGYIAAQHAAQVSGKESRNTRQHSRAGEVA, encoded by the coding sequence ATGAGCGGCACCGCAGAAAACTTCGACACCACAGTCGATTTCCTCGTCGTCGGCAGCGGTGGCGGCGGCATGGCCGCGGCGATCACCGCGGCCCACCGCGGGATCGACACCCTCGTCATCGACAAGGGCGCGACGTTCGGCGGATCCACCGCCATCTCCGGCGGCGGCATCTGGATACCCAACGCCCCGACGCTGCGCGCGAAGGGCGTCGTCGACTCCCGCGAGTCGATCCGCCGCTACCTCGACATCATCACCGAGGGCACCGTCGCCGCCGACCGCCTCGACGCGTTCGTCGACAAGGGTCCCGAGCTGATGGAACTCCTCGACCGCAGCCCGCACATGAAGCTGTACTGGGTGAAGGGCTACTCCGACTACCACCCGGAATACGAGGGCGGACGGCCGCTCGGACGCACCATCGAATGCATGCCCTTCGACACCCGGGCGCTGAAGGAGGACGAGCAGTTCCAGCGTCCCAACAGCATGAAAGGTCCGCTGGGCCTGTGGGTCACGTCCAAGGACTACCACGACCTCGCCATGGTCAAGCGCACCTGGAAGGGCCGCAAGGCGTCGCTGGTGGCGGCGTGGCGGGTGGCGTCCAACGTGGTCCGTCGACGCCACATGGCGACCGGTGGACGCGCACTGGTGGCGCGGATGCGGATGGTCCTCAAGGACGCCGGGGTGCCGCTGTGGCTGAAGACGTCGATGACGGAACTGATCGTCGACGGCACCGGAGCGGTCGTGGGGGTTCTCGCCGAGCGCGACGGACAGACGGTCCGGATCGGCGCCCGCCGCGGCGTGCTGCTCGCCACCGGTGGGTTCGACCACAACCAGGACATGCGAGCCAAGTACCTGCCCAGGCACGGCGTTCCGGACGTCAGCGCCGGCGCGCGGGAGAACACCGGCGACGGCATCGCCGCCGGTCAGAAGCTCGGCGCGGCGGTCGGCCTCATGGACGACGCCTGGTGGATGCCGTCGGTGCTGCACCCGATGGGCGCCGTGATCCCGCTCGTGTCGGAGCGGTGCATTCCACCGTCGGTCATCGTGAACGGCCGCGGTGAACGCTTCACCAACGAGTCGTCGCCGTACGTGAACTTCGTCCACGACCAACTCGACGGCGGACACGTCCCGGCGTGGTTCGTGATGGACAACAAGGCGAAGTCGCGGTACCCGTTCGCGCAGGTGCTGCCGGGTGTGCCGTTCCCGCAGGGGTTCTACGACTCCGGCGTCGTGCACAAGGCCGACACGCTGCGCGACCTGGCGGAGAAGATCGGGGTCAAAGCGGACACCCTCGTCGCGACCGTCGACCGGTTCAACGGTTTCGCCCGCACCGGTACGGACGAGGACTTCGGCCGTGGTGACAGCGCCTACGACCGGTACTACGGCGACCCGACGATGACGAACCCGTGCCTCGACGAGATCACGCAGGGGCCGTTCTACGCGATCCGCTGCGAGGCCGGCGACCTGGGCACGAAGGGTGGACTCGTCACCGACGCCGACGCCCGGGTGCTCCGCGAGGACGGTTCCGTCATCGACGGCCTGTACGCCACCGGCAACACGTCGGCGTCGGTGATGGGCAACGAATACGCCGGTGCCGGCGCGACCATCGGTCCCGCCATGGTGTTCGGCTACATCGCCGCGCAGCACGCCGCCCAGGTGAGTGGCAAAGAGTCCCGGAACACACGACAGCACTCACGTGCGGGGGAGGTGGCCTGA